Proteins encoded within one genomic window of Micromonospora halotolerans:
- a CDS encoding permease prefix domain 1-containing protein produces MRGYEDIRVDERLRELAGQLHGPARLKADLLTEARHALEDAVEAYRERGLPVAEAERRAVAEFGAPAQLAPGYQAELAAGALRGLALRALVVATVLMAGGDLTWRGASWSDGPRPPEGYLFLSASVNDIWAVVAGLALTGLLLDLLAARYATPRLPRLARAVGFGLTGGLAVGAGAGVALFGWSVHLWDAALTWPPMIIGAVLVSAAWFALARAARYWLLSARGPRVAG; encoded by the coding sequence ATGCGGGGGTACGAGGACATCCGCGTCGACGAGCGGCTGCGCGAGCTGGCCGGGCAGCTGCACGGGCCGGCCCGGCTCAAGGCGGACCTGTTGACCGAGGCGCGGCACGCGCTGGAGGACGCCGTCGAGGCGTACCGGGAGAGGGGCCTGCCGGTCGCGGAGGCCGAGCGGCGGGCGGTGGCCGAGTTCGGCGCTCCGGCTCAGCTGGCTCCCGGCTACCAGGCCGAGCTGGCCGCCGGCGCGCTGCGCGGGCTGGCGCTGCGGGCGCTGGTGGTGGCCACGGTGCTCATGGCCGGCGGCGACCTGACGTGGCGGGGGGCGAGCTGGAGCGACGGCCCGCGCCCGCCGGAGGGCTACCTGTTCCTCTCCGCCTCGGTCAACGACATCTGGGCGGTGGTCGCCGGGCTGGCGCTGACCGGGCTGCTGCTCGACCTGCTCGCCGCCCGGTACGCCACACCCCGGCTGCCCCGGCTGGCCCGCGCGGTGGGCTTCGGGCTGACCGGCGGGCTGGCGGTCGGCGCGGGGGCCGGAGTGGCGCTGTTCGGCTGGTCGGTCCACCTCTGGGACGCGGCGCTCACCTGGCCCCCGATGATCATCGGAGCGGTGCTCGTCAGCGCCGCCTGGTTCGCGCTGGCCCGGGCCGCCCGCTACTGGCTGCTGAGCGCCCGCGGGCCACGGGTCGCCGGCTGA
- a CDS encoding PadR family transcriptional regulator — protein MKAQALHGHLDALLLAVLEQGALHGYAIIEALRARSGGTLDLPTGTIYPALRRLERAGYVASAWSTVNGRERRTYELTDAGRRALAGERAGWREFSATVGRFLGTDEPPATPA, from the coding sequence ATGAAGGCCCAGGCGCTGCACGGACACCTGGATGCGCTGCTGCTCGCGGTGCTGGAGCAGGGCGCCCTGCACGGCTACGCGATCATCGAGGCGCTCCGGGCCCGCAGCGGCGGCACCCTGGACCTGCCCACCGGCACCATCTACCCGGCGCTGCGCCGCCTGGAGCGGGCCGGCTACGTGGCCAGCGCCTGGAGCACCGTCAACGGCCGGGAGCGGCGCACCTACGAGCTCACCGACGCCGGCCGCCGGGCGCTCGCCGGGGAGCGCGCCGGATGGCGCGAGTTCAGCGCCACGGTCGGCCGCTTCCTCGGCACCGACGAACCGCCCGCCACCCCGGCCTGA
- a CDS encoding cytochrome d ubiquinol oxidase subunit II — protein sequence MELVWYALLGLFFAAYLVLGGYDYGVGLLLARGATPEARRAALNAVGPFFLGNEVWLVAAVGILFGAFPTLEGELLSGLYPAVLGALAGVVLVTAGVQLRSRPRGRAARTFWDRVVVAGSVLAALGWGALLGALLQGVPPADHGHPAGVGHLFTPFVAAAALALLALVAVHGATFLTLRLPAADLPSVARLARGLVPAALTAVAAATVLGLLSDRVRAAVARPAVAILLPLVLVAALLAARAALRRGRAGLAFAATSAALALPVPLVGAALWPRVLVATVGPESSLTVADAAASGPTLALLDWLALPLVPVLLGFQAMSWWVFRGRTDGRAPVYW from the coding sequence GTGGAACTCGTCTGGTACGCCCTGCTCGGCCTCTTCTTCGCCGCCTACCTCGTGCTCGGCGGCTACGACTACGGCGTCGGGCTGCTGCTGGCCCGGGGCGCCACGCCCGAGGCCCGGCGGGCCGCCCTGAACGCGGTCGGGCCGTTCTTCCTCGGCAACGAGGTCTGGCTGGTGGCCGCGGTCGGCATCCTGTTCGGCGCCTTCCCCACCCTGGAGGGCGAGTTGCTCTCCGGCCTCTATCCGGCCGTGCTCGGCGCGCTCGCCGGAGTGGTGCTCGTGACGGCCGGGGTCCAGCTCCGCAGCCGGCCGCGCGGCCGGGCGGCCCGCACCTTCTGGGACCGGGTGGTGGTGGCCGGCAGCGTGCTCGCCGCGCTCGGCTGGGGCGCGCTGCTCGGCGCGCTGCTCCAGGGCGTGCCGCCGGCCGACCACGGGCACCCCGCCGGGGTCGGCCACCTGTTCACCCCGTTCGTGGCCGCCGCCGCGCTGGCGCTGCTCGCGCTGGTCGCCGTGCACGGTGCGACCTTCCTCACGCTGCGGCTGCCGGCCGCCGACCTGCCGTCGGTCGCCCGGCTGGCCCGGGGCCTGGTGCCGGCCGCGCTCACCGCGGTCGCCGCCGCCACCGTCCTGGGCCTGCTCTCCGACCGGGTACGCGCCGCGGTGGCCCGCCCGGCGGTCGCCATACTCCTGCCGTTGGTGCTGGTGGCGGCGCTGCTGGCGGCCCGCGCCGCGCTGCGCCGGGGCCGGGCCGGGCTGGCCTTCGCGGCGACCAGCGCGGCGCTGGCCCTGCCGGTGCCGCTGGTCGGCGCGGCGCTCTGGCCCCGGGTGCTGGTCGCCACGGTCGGCCCGGAGTCCTCGCTGACCGTGGCGGACGCGGCCGCGAGCGGGCCGACGCTGGCGCTGCTGGACTGGCTGGCGCTGCCGCTCGTGCCGGTCCTACTAGGCTTTCAGGCGATGAGCTGGTGGGTGTTCCGGGGACGGACCGACGGCAGGGCACCGGTGTACTGGTGA
- a CDS encoding DNA primase, with product MARQSPQRPDADEPELDDTTASTAADEVEVDRPAADRALWDELRIDPVEIALPAGTGFTLRAYRPARELTPTDVAERDEDDPFLARRQVVVSEDDEEVVILDEEFAALAAEEDEEADDEKRPGRRRRGKAEAAEDQADEDAAEDEAEDEAEDEADEDESDEDEDAAGDEEVPVFLTHRGKLLLFKTPESLVSFIRSGAPNDLSQLDSWNELSERVEPADIAPLDEDTYELDLVVENLRGGHDAWDPTLLIEAGEVARDLAYALRLPAVLDMLSAGSSLDDLDEALRASVNGGIGGFLGRRRLKKIGAQTASLGWRTIVGKISAVVDWRD from the coding sequence GTGGCCCGCCAGTCGCCCCAACGGCCCGACGCCGACGAGCCCGAGCTCGACGACACCACCGCGTCGACCGCAGCAGACGAGGTCGAGGTCGACCGCCCGGCGGCGGACCGCGCGCTCTGGGACGAGCTGCGGATCGACCCGGTGGAGATCGCCCTGCCCGCCGGCACCGGCTTCACGCTGCGGGCGTACCGGCCGGCGCGCGAGCTGACCCCGACCGACGTCGCCGAGCGCGACGAGGACGACCCCTTCCTGGCCCGTCGCCAGGTCGTCGTGTCCGAGGACGACGAGGAGGTGGTGATCCTCGACGAGGAGTTCGCCGCCCTCGCCGCCGAGGAGGACGAGGAAGCCGACGACGAGAAGCGGCCCGGGCGCCGCCGGCGCGGCAAGGCCGAGGCGGCCGAGGACCAGGCCGACGAGGACGCCGCCGAAGACGAGGCCGAGGACGAGGCCGAGGACGAGGCCGACGAGGACGAGTCGGACGAGGACGAGGACGCCGCGGGCGACGAGGAGGTGCCCGTCTTCCTCACCCACCGCGGCAAGCTGCTGCTGTTCAAGACCCCGGAGTCGCTGGTCAGTTTCATCCGTTCCGGGGCGCCCAACGACCTGTCCCAACTGGACAGCTGGAATGAACTGTCCGAACGGGTGGAACCCGCCGACATCGCCCCGCTGGACGAGGACACCTACGAGCTCGACCTGGTAGTGGAGAATCTCCGCGGCGGCCACGACGCGTGGGACCCGACGCTGCTGATCGAGGCCGGCGAGGTCGCCCGTGACCTGGCGTACGCCCTGCGGCTACCGGCGGTGCTCGACATGCTCTCCGCGGGCTCCAGCCTGGACGACCTGGACGAGGCGCTGCGCGCTTCTGTCAACGGCGGAATCGGTGGATTCCTCGGCCGGCGCCGGCTGAAGAAAATCGGGGCACAAACCGCAAGTTTGGGTTGGCGCACCATTGTCGGCAAGATCTCTGCTGTTGTGGACTGGCGCGACTGA
- the cydD gene encoding thiol reductant ABC exporter subunit CydD, with the protein MNRRPFDPRLLRRVPAARRDLAVLAVLGGLTALLVVAQATALATLLATAIDGRLHRPALAGFVAAVAARALVSWAQGTVAARAAATVKAALRADLLRAVGRHGPTWVAGRRAGQLATLAGRGLDALDPYFTGYLPQLVLSVTVPLAVLARIVLADWSSALIIALTIPLIPVFGALLGWQAQAATERQWRRLSLLGGHFLDMVAGLPTLRAFGRARAQVGVVRRMADGHRQATMRTLRIAFLSALVLELVATLSVALVAVPVGIRLLGGGITLSTALLVLLLTPEAYLPLRAAGSRFHASMEGLTALDEALTLSGTPEAAAPEAARPAPDGRGEIRFEGVTVAYERTTALRDVTLTIRPGERIAVIGPSGAGKTTLLNLLLGFVAPTAGRVTVDGVDLAGVDLDAWRRELAWVPQRAHLFAGSLADNIRLGAPDTPDARLAGAVTDAALDEVVAALPDGLGTTLGERGHGLSSGQRQRVALARAFLRDAPLVLLDEPTARLDSASEAVVLAATRRLVAGRTALLVAHRPALLEDADRILRVEDGRVTELSRVPAGKVTP; encoded by the coding sequence GTGAACCGCCGCCCGTTCGACCCGCGGCTGCTGCGCCGGGTCCCCGCGGCCCGGCGCGACCTCGCCGTGCTCGCGGTGCTCGGCGGGCTGACCGCGCTGCTGGTGGTCGCGCAGGCCACCGCGCTGGCCACCCTGCTGGCCACCGCGATCGACGGGCGGCTGCACCGGCCCGCGCTGGCCGGTTTCGTGGCGGCGGTCGCGGCCCGGGCGCTGGTGAGCTGGGCGCAGGGCACGGTGGCGGCCCGGGCGGCGGCGACGGTCAAGGCGGCCCTCCGGGCCGACCTGCTGCGCGCGGTCGGCCGGCACGGCCCCACCTGGGTGGCCGGCCGGCGGGCCGGACAGCTCGCCACCCTGGCCGGGCGCGGCCTGGACGCGCTCGACCCGTACTTCACCGGCTACCTGCCGCAGCTCGTCCTGAGCGTCACCGTGCCGCTGGCCGTGCTGGCCCGGATCGTGCTCGCCGACTGGAGCTCGGCGCTGATCATCGCGCTGACCATCCCGCTCATCCCGGTCTTCGGGGCGCTGCTCGGCTGGCAGGCGCAGGCCGCCACCGAGCGGCAGTGGCGGCGGCTGTCGCTGCTCGGCGGGCACTTCCTCGACATGGTGGCCGGGCTGCCCACGCTGCGCGCGTTCGGCCGGGCCCGGGCCCAGGTCGGCGTCGTACGCCGGATGGCCGACGGGCACCGCCAGGCCACCATGAGGACCCTGCGGATCGCCTTCCTGTCGGCGCTGGTCCTCGAACTGGTCGCCACCCTCTCGGTGGCGCTGGTCGCCGTGCCGGTCGGCATCCGCCTGCTCGGCGGCGGGATCACCCTCTCCACCGCGCTGCTGGTGCTGCTGCTCACCCCGGAGGCGTACCTGCCGCTGCGGGCCGCGGGCAGCCGGTTCCACGCCAGCATGGAGGGGCTGACCGCGCTGGACGAGGCGCTCACCCTCTCCGGGACACCGGAGGCGGCCGCACCGGAAGCCGCGCGGCCGGCACCGGACGGCCGGGGCGAGATCCGCTTCGAGGGCGTGACCGTCGCGTACGAGCGCACCACCGCCCTGCGGGACGTCACGCTCACCATCCGCCCCGGCGAGCGGATCGCCGTCATCGGACCCAGCGGGGCGGGCAAGACCACACTGCTCAACCTGCTGCTCGGCTTCGTCGCCCCGACCGCCGGCCGGGTCACCGTCGACGGCGTGGACCTCGCCGGGGTCGACCTCGACGCCTGGCGGCGCGAGCTGGCCTGGGTTCCGCAGCGGGCCCACCTCTTCGCCGGCTCGCTGGCCGACAACATCCGCCTGGGCGCCCCCGACACCCCGGACGCGAGGCTGGCCGGCGCCGTCACCGACGCCGCGCTGGACGAGGTGGTCGCCGCCCTGCCCGACGGGCTCGGCACCACGCTGGGCGAGCGCGGGCACGGCCTGTCCAGCGGGCAGCGGCAGCGGGTCGCGCTGGCCCGGGCGTTCCTCCGGGACGCCCCGCTCGTGCTCCTCGACGAACCGACCGCCCGGCTGGACAGCGCCAGCGAGGCCGTCGTGCTCGCGGCCACCCGGCGGCTGGTCGCCGGGCGAACCGCGCTGCTGGTCGCGCACCGGCCCGCGCTGCTGGAGGACGCCGACCGGATCCTGCGCGTCGAGGACGGCCGGGTCACCGAGCTGAGCCGCGTACCGGCCGGGAAGGTGACGCCATGA
- the cydC gene encoding thiol reductant ABC exporter subunit CydC, producing MTDGPAVPERPDGIGRGNPLPGAAADGAGRGDPVSGAAAGGVVPGRPDQPVRAVPGGVARDGITPAGRDPGAPAAAEVNPAELLPGGPAPTVAAATPGTGGGASAERAVLRLARPYLGRLLGAGLLAAATEFAGLALMATATWLLMSAAGRPPLDRLTVAIVAVRALAVSRGVLRYTERLAGHDAVLRMITDVRARVFATLVARRDATAQRTGDALSRLVSDVEAVQDLLLRVLVPGAAAALVSVLAVGSAALISLPAAGVLAVGLLVAGVALPVLAAGLTRRAADEVAPLRGALAVDAVDLTHGAADLAAFGATGTALAAAETRAGRLARLERRLAATGFAVDAAGVLVGGLTAAAVVVVALRAGVGGVLVGVLAVGTLAAVEVSLALVGAARQRTQLRAGLARLADLLTGAGEPAPTAPAGPATGGHDVRFAGVTVRYREGAAPALAGVDLDLPAGRRVAVVGPSGAGKSTLAAALTGAVRPDAGRVTVDGVDVSDLADEELPRVVGGLLAEAYVFHATVRENLLLGRPRADEAELTAATRAAGLLDWVRAQPEGWETVVGEQGGQLSGGQRQRLALARALLATPPVLVLDEPTEGLDPAAADAVLASTLAATPAGHSVLLISHRLSGLAGLDEIVVLDAGRVVQRGRHEELVARPGWYREQWLLQEAAERGYLALAP from the coding sequence ATGACCGACGGACCGGCCGTCCCGGAGCGTCCCGACGGCATCGGGCGGGGCAATCCGCTCCCCGGTGCGGCCGCAGACGGCGCGGGCCGGGGCGACCCGGTGTCCGGTGCAGCCGCGGGCGGCGTGGTGCCGGGGCGGCCCGACCAGCCGGTGCGGGCTGTGCCGGGCGGGGTCGCCCGGGACGGGATCACCCCCGCCGGCCGCGATCCGGGCGCGCCGGCCGCCGCCGAGGTGAACCCGGCGGAACTGCTGCCGGGCGGCCCGGCCCCAACCGTCGCCGCCGCGACGCCCGGCACCGGGGGCGGCGCGAGCGCCGAGCGGGCGGTGCTGCGGCTGGCCCGGCCCTACCTGGGCCGCCTGCTGGGCGCCGGGCTGCTCGCCGCGGCCACCGAGTTCGCCGGGCTGGCCCTGATGGCCACCGCCACCTGGCTGCTCATGAGCGCCGCCGGCCGGCCGCCGCTGGACCGGCTGACCGTGGCGATCGTCGCCGTGCGCGCCCTCGCGGTCAGCCGGGGCGTGCTCCGCTACACCGAGCGGCTGGCCGGGCACGACGCGGTGCTGCGCATGATCACCGACGTCCGGGCCCGGGTCTTCGCCACCCTGGTGGCCCGGCGCGACGCCACCGCCCAGCGCACCGGCGACGCGTTGAGCCGGCTGGTCTCCGACGTGGAGGCGGTGCAGGACCTGCTGCTGCGGGTGCTGGTACCGGGTGCGGCGGCCGCGCTGGTGAGCGTGCTGGCCGTCGGGAGCGCCGCGCTGATCTCGCTGCCGGCCGCGGGCGTGCTCGCCGTCGGGCTGCTGGTGGCCGGGGTGGCGCTGCCCGTGCTGGCCGCCGGGCTGACCCGGCGCGCCGCCGACGAGGTGGCCCCGCTGCGCGGCGCGCTCGCGGTGGACGCGGTCGACCTGACCCACGGCGCCGCCGACCTGGCCGCCTTCGGCGCGACCGGCACGGCGCTGGCCGCCGCCGAGACCCGGGCCGGCCGCCTGGCCCGGCTGGAACGCCGGCTCGCCGCGACCGGCTTCGCGGTGGACGCGGCCGGGGTGCTGGTCGGCGGGCTCACCGCCGCCGCCGTGGTGGTCGTGGCGCTGCGCGCGGGCGTCGGCGGGGTGCTGGTCGGTGTCCTGGCGGTGGGCACGCTGGCCGCCGTCGAGGTGTCCCTCGCGCTGGTCGGGGCGGCCCGGCAGCGCACCCAGCTCCGCGCCGGCCTGGCCCGGCTGGCCGACCTGCTCACCGGGGCCGGGGAGCCGGCGCCGACCGCACCCGCCGGCCCGGCGACCGGCGGGCACGACGTCCGGTTCGCCGGCGTGACCGTCCGCTACCGGGAGGGGGCCGCGCCCGCCCTGGCCGGGGTCGACCTGGACCTGCCCGCCGGCCGCCGGGTGGCCGTGGTGGGGCCGAGCGGCGCCGGCAAGAGCACCCTGGCCGCCGCGCTCACCGGCGCGGTACGCCCCGACGCCGGCCGGGTCACCGTGGACGGCGTGGACGTGTCCGACCTGGCGGACGAGGAACTCCCCCGCGTGGTCGGCGGCCTGCTCGCCGAGGCGTACGTCTTCCACGCCACGGTCCGGGAGAACCTGCTGCTCGGGCGCCCCCGCGCCGACGAGGCGGAGCTGACCGCCGCCACCCGGGCCGCCGGACTGCTGGACTGGGTACGCGCCCAGCCGGAGGGCTGGGAGACCGTGGTCGGCGAGCAGGGCGGGCAGCTCTCCGGTGGGCAGCGGCAACGGCTCGCGCTGGCCCGGGCGCTGCTGGCCACCCCGCCGGTGCTGGTGCTCGACGAGCCGACCGAGGGGCTCGACCCGGCCGCCGCGGACGCGGTGCTCGCCTCGACGCTGGCCGCCACCCCGGCCGGGCACTCCGTGCTGCTGATCAGCCACCGGCTCAGCGGCCTCGCCGGCCTGGACGAGATCGTGGTGCTCGACGCGGGCCGGGTGGTGCAGCGCGGCCGGCACGAGGAGCTGGTGGCCCGGCCGGGCTGGTACCGGGAGCAGTGGCTGCTCCAGGAGGCGGCCGAGCGCGGCTACCTGGCCCTGGCCCCCTGA